In Raphanus sativus cultivar WK10039 unplaced genomic scaffold, ASM80110v3 Scaffold1345, whole genome shotgun sequence, the genomic window TGAGgcgaagaagagaaggagaagtTGAAGGcgaagaagaaaaggagaagaaCAACTAAAACACAACACGTGTCTCAGAAGACGTCTCTTATTTCCCCAAATTAAAAGAcgtttcttcttaattatgctaattttctttttctttaaatccAATTAATGCTAAGAGACGGGAGTTGCATACCCGGATAAAGGTGCTCTAATGACTATTCAAATAATTGTCCACTAAACTATAGCTCGTGAAACACTCATCCATAAAAAAATTGCGTAATCACAACCAAATGATCTCCATGTCAGCAGATTGGATCGTAGAATTTGATTTGGTCAATATCTTGGCATCAAGTGAAATCACGTTCAAAAGTTAGCAAAACAGCGAAATCACGTTGacctttttataattatattattttgttatatatatatttatagtagctggttgtaatcttataataagtacataaaatttatatatttgagttTATAAATATGTACAAGTTTTATGTAAAAGAAAATCACTTTTGTTATACCGCTTCATATTTTGACACACACAACATGTCATTACGAAATACTTAAGAACACAAGGACTTTTACTGAAAATACTCTTTCAAATTTTAACATTTACAGAGGATTATAATAATGTTATACACACTGAATGAACAATTAAGAACTTTACAGCTGGAAAGGTTATTACTCATCCGTTAAGGATGAGAGAGGGTATCAAATCTGTTTAGCAGGGGCGTCGGGTGTTTTGTCGTCACCACCTTTGTCCTCTCTTTTGCAATGCTCTTACACGAAGACTGAGTTGTTATGTGGGTTGATGAACTGTCAACTGGGCCACTTGGGCTGTGAATAACATTGTCTTGGCCCATCTACTAATcaattgtaaattaatatggatatagttttttttttgctaaattaataTGCATATAGTTATGACTGTTAGAACTTCTCATCACATTCTGATCTTAAAACAAGAGGAAGAAAAAGACTACAAAAAATGAATAATTTGAAGAACCGAAGATGAAATTATTCATTTTTCGTAATCTTTTTCTTCCGGAGGCCAAGAATTAATCACAAATCACAATCTAAAAGTTAATATGCATATAGTTACTTGAACTAATCACAAGTCACAATCTAAAAGTTAATATGCATATAGATTGTAATCACAAGTCACAATCTAAACGTATTTACAGATTTAACCACGTTCGTGTTCGTAAATTAATATGCATATAGTTACTTGGCGATGTATTTCCACCTTAAGATCAGAATGAAATTTAATTACGAAACTAATCACAAGTCACAATTTAAAAGTTATTCACAGGAACGGGGTTAAATCTGTAAATACGCGCCAAGCAATACGAACACGAGCCGTGGCAATTGGACTGGCTCGTAGCCACTGGGTAAGCACATCACTGATGAATGACCCAGAGGCCCCCGCACTTACAATACACGTGGCTTTCTCCAATTAGTCCTTATATGAAAATCAGTGGAACTACACGAGGGTATTATAGTAATAGATTTTTGAGGGGCCTTTTTATCGAAACGGATAATCAGTAGGAGAGGCTCGATCTCATCTCATCTCCCCCAAATCAAAGTAAACCCTAATTGTCTGTTcctttccctctctctctctcgaaggGGATCTTTGCTTTACTTACTTTCTCGTGAATCTCTCTCTGCATCTCTGTGGATTCGTCGAAGAGAGACGACATAGATCCGGTATGGCGAGTGATAACACGGGCGCGAAATCGAGCTCATCCTCTGCGGATTCGTACGTAGGGAGCTTGATTAGTTTGACTTCGAAGAGCGAGATCAGATACGAAGGCATCCTTTACAACATCAACACCGATGAATCCAGTATCGGTCTTCAAAACGGTACGATTCCCTTTCAGGATTGTTAGATGCGTAGTGTGTGATTCTGATTGTGTGTTGTTGAGCTTGAACAAGTAGTGCTCATGTCTAAGCTTATCAGATTGTAATCGAAGTCTTTGAAACTGTTGGTGGAGCATTGAATAAGCTTTAGTATATCCTCCTGATGCCGTGTAAGTTCAATCGTATGTATGTATTGTAGTCCGATCGTTTGGAACTGAAGGAAGGAAAAAAGATGGTCCTCAAGTTCCTCCTAGTGACAAAGTTTATGAGTACATATTGTTCCGTGGTACTGATATCAAGGTACGATTCTGCTTATGCCTCTCCTTGTATCATCACCTTTGTACACTAACTCTTCTTATTGTTGGCAGGATTTGCAAGTCAAAGCTTCTCCTCCAGCACAGCCTCCAGCTCCACCTACTCTGAACAATGACCCTGCTATCATTCAGGTGATTATCGTGCTACTGTTATAGAATAACCTTGCACAGATGTGTCTTCATGCTCCCGTTGTCTTTGTTTTTGCAGTCTCACTACCCTAGCCCCATCCCAACATCCAGTAGCCTGCCTCCTACCGTGAGCAATTCACTGTCTGACACTAGTTCTCATATCGGCCAACCTGGGCAGCCTGGGATGGGATTCCAAAACTCGATGCCTTTGTATCAGCCTGGTGGAAATCTTGCTCCTTGGGGAGCCTCTCCTCAACAACCACCTATGTATTGGCCAGGATACTACACCCCACCTCCCAATGGCCTTCCCCAATTGCATCAACAGTCTTTGATTCGACCTCCTCATGGGCTCCCTATGCCCGGTTCCCTGCCGCAACCTATTCCATATCCTAACTTTAATGCCCCTCCACCTACTGCTGGCTCATCAAATTTGCAGGGTTCAAGCTTGCCGGAACCACCCTCCTCACTGTTTCCTTATAGTAGCAGTTCTCAAACTCTAGCACCCAGTTCCTTGCCTTATGCTGGTCTACCTATGACACTGTCTTCAGGCCTGCAATCAACACTGCAGTCAGCACCATCTCCTTCCCTAGCTTCAGAGATGGCACCTCCTTTGTTTTCGAACAAAGCTCCTATTGCTGTACCTCCTACCCTACCTCAGGATACTAACTTGCTTCCCTTTTCTCTACCAACTACTAGAGCCACTGATTCAAGTGCTGCTGGCTTTCCACTGTCTAACAAGTCTGGTGTAGTTACTGATCCTATTTCTGTGCCACAGACAACACCATTAGCACCTGCTCCTGATTCTGGAGTTTCTAGTTCGATTAGCCAAGATAAGCCAAAACCTTTGCTGGTTACTCCTGGCCAACTACTGCAGTCTGGATCTGCTTCTGTCTCTTTGTCCCCACCCTCTAACAACGCAGATAAAGATTCTGAGGTGGTTCAAGTATCATCGTCAGCTGCGTTGGAACAATCTGTTCCCGTCACATCAGAAGCTCAACCTCCAATACTGCCATTGCCTTCCTCAAGGCCAACTCAGAAGGTTTTGAAACTTACTTAAATTTCCAAATCTTTTTATTTGCTCTTGCCATCCTTTTAAACGATAATTCTACTTCACTTGTTGATATGAGAACGAGCCTTGAATTCTAGATTAAAGAAATTGAGGAGTAATAAACCTGTAGCTGTTATATTTTGAACTTGTGGTAATGCCAATCCTATGcctctttttctttgtcaaagagTCATGAAAAGCGCTTGTAGTCTATATTAGATTTTGTAGCTGATCTTCGTTGTTTGATGATTAGTTGAACTtatttactgattttttttcctcAGCCAAACGGACACTCCTACCCAACTCATAATGGTTACAGGGGACGTgggagaggaagaggaagaggagcagGGGTAATATTCTTCTCTCTCGTATTTTGAATGTGCCGATGAAGTTAGATCATCAAATCATAGCCATGTATTCTAATAAAGTAATAATCCTCCTTGTTGGCAGCGATCACACCAGGTAATGAAGTTCACTGAAGATTTTGATTTCACAGCAATGAATGAAAAGTTCAATAAGGATGAAGTAT contains:
- the LOC108831306 gene encoding protein decapping 5-like is translated as MASDNTGAKSSSSSADSYVGSLISLTSKSEIRYEGILYNINTDESSIGLQNVRSFGTEGRKKDGPQVPPSDKVYEYILFRGTDIKDLQVKASPPAQPPAPPTLNNDPAIIQSHYPSPIPTSSSLPPTVSNSLSDTSSHIGQPGQPGMGFQNSMPLYQPGGNLAPWGASPQQPPMYWPGYYTPPPNGLPQLHQQSLIRPPHGLPMPGSLPQPIPYPNFNAPPPTAGSSNLQGSSLPEPPSSLFPYSSSSQTLAPSSLPYAGLPMTLSSGLQSTLQSAPSPSLASEMAPPLFSNKAPIAVPPTLPQDTNLLPFSLPTTRATDSSAAGFPLSNKSGVVTDPISVPQTTPLAPAPDSGVSSSISQDKPKPLLVTPGQLLQSGSASVSLSPPSNNADKDSEVVQVSSSAALEQSVPVTSEAQPPILPLPSSRPTQKPNGHSYPTHNGYRGRGRGRGRGAGRSHQVMKFTEDFDFTAMNEKFNKDEVWGHLGKSTNGDGDDDFSIVDEPEVPKVEVKPVYNKDDFFDSLSSNSGDRDSQNARPRFSELRKLDTETFGEFSRFRGGRGGRGGYGRNGHSRGGYGGRGYGGYNGRGGGGGYGYGGRGQGRGV